The Chordicoccus furentiruminis DNA window CGGCGGTTGTCGCCGGACATATCCGCGATCACCTTGCCGGAGTGCTCCTCGCGGAGAATCGTCCCCTCGGGCACTTTCAGCGTGATCGACGCTCCGTCCTTTCCGTGGCAGCGCTTCTTTCCGCCTTCCTCTCCGTCCCCGGCTCGGAACTGATAACGGTGCTTGTAGATGAACAGCGTGTTCATCGCCGGATCCACCTCCAGGATCACGTCGCCGCCGCGGCCGCCGTCCCCCCCGTCCGGACCGCCGGCCGGGACGAATTTTTCTCTTCTGAAGCTGACGTGTCCGTCTCCGCCTTTTCCTGATTTGATATGGATTCTTGCAAAATCTGCAAACATAGTTTCTCCCGTGTATGGATCCGCAAGCGGTCCGAATGATATATGAAAAGGCTTCAAATCATAACGATTCGAAGCCCTCTCGCAACCGGCTCCGAAAAAGGAGCCCGGATCAGTTATTCTACTTACTCGGCGCTTTCCGCAACAGGCTCGATGTAGCACTGCTTGCGGTCTCTTCCAAGTCTTGCGTAACGGACAATGCCATCCGCCTTCGCATACAGCGTGTCATCACCGCCGAGACCGACGTTCACGCCCGCATGGATATGCGTGCCGCGCTGTCTGTAAAGGATGTTGCCCGCTTTCACGAACTGACCGTCAGCCCTTTTGGCTCCGAGTCTCTTCGCTTCAGAATCACGGCCGTTCTTGGTGGAACCGACACCTTTCTTGTGGGCGAAGAGCTGAAGATTCATATTCAGCATGACTTAACCTCCTCGATTTCGAGTTTCACAAACGGCTTTCCTGTCTCTTCCTGCACCGTTTCAGCGACCTGCCCGAGTCCGAGCAGCATGGCGTCCATCAGAAGCGTTCCTTCTTTCGAAAGTCCCGAGGGAAAGCGGCAGCGGATCCAGCCGTCCCGCTCCTCGTCCCGGATCTCATCTCCGGTAAGTTTCTCGATGGCATTGGCCGTATTGATCGTCAGAACCGATACTGCGCTGCAGATAATATCATAACCGCTCTCCGCGTAGTCCGCATGGCCGCGGGCCTCATATCCTCTGTAGCCGGTGCTGTCCCGGAATACCGTCACATGAATCATATCAACCGTTGATCTTGTTGATTCTGACAGCCGTATAGTACTGTCTGTGGCCGTTCTTCTTATGATAGCCTGTCTTCGGCTTATACTTGTAGACGACCAGCTTTCTCTCACGGCCCTGCTGAAGCACTTCCGCTTCAACGGTCGCGCCCTTGACATCCCCGCCGAACTTCAGCGCATCGCCGCCGATCGCAAGAACCTGATCAAACGTCACGGTCTCGCCCTTCTCAGCGCCGAGCTTCTCGACACGGATGATATCACCTTCGGATACTTTGTACTGCTTTCCGCCGGTAGCAATCACTGCGTACATGAAAGACACCTCCTTATTCACAATACTCGCCAGATACGGCGCCGCATGTCGCAGTTATCACAAAAACATGCAGACTCTCAGCCTCTCTGTGCGGCACACTCTGGTATAATAGCACGAGTTCCCGCAGCATGCAAGCTTTTTTATGATTCTTCCGCCTCTCCAGAACCGGAAGCGTTCCCGGAAAACGCCGCCAGTTCCTCCGCCAGCGGTCGGCGGACTTTCTGCCGCAGGATTTCCATGATCCCAAGCGGCGTCAGATCCACCACTTCCGTATGAATGTGATCCTTCCGGACAAGCTTCTTCATCACGTTGACCAGTTCCTCATTGTGATCCGCTGCGCGCATCGAGATGAAATCGACCAGAATCATCCCCGACAGGTTCCGGAGCGAAAGCTGTCTTGCGATCTCCGCCGCCGCCTCGAGATTGACTCTCCGGTAGGTTTCCTCCGGAATCTTTCCTTTCACACAGTGCCCGGTGTTGACGTCGATGCTGATGAAGGCCTCGGTCCGTTCGATCACCAGAAAACCGCCGCACGGGAGCCAGACTCTCGGCTGGGCCAGACGCTCGAGATCCCTCGGCAGACCGTAGAGCGCCGGAAGAGACAAAGCGCCGGCCGCGTGTTCGAACAGAACCGGATTTTCCCCTCTTCCCCCCATCGACGCTCTCAGCCGGGTCAGCTCTTCCGCGCAGGCCGGTATATCGCTGAACATCCGGTCCGGCGCCTCGTAGAGATCACGCGCCGCTTCTATATAGAAGGGCTCCGGCCGGTAAAGCACCGTACCCACAGACGCGCCGCCGGCCGCATCGAGAATCCTTCTCATCGAGTTTTTAAGGCGTTCCAGTTCCGCCAGCAGCGTCTGCTTGTCCGTCCAGGCGGCGTTGGTCCGGATCAGAACATGAAATTCCTCCGTGTCCTCCCTCGGAATCCATTTCCGTATCAGCGCTCTCTGCTCCTCCGTCAGCTTCGAGGAGAAGCTGATCCGTCCGGGCCGCCTCGAGACCACCGCATACCGGCCAGCCAGAGAAATATTTCGCGTCACGACCGGCCGCTTGATTCCGGCCGCGTCCCGGACGACCTGAACCAGGACGGGTGAGGAGGCGTTCACCCGGCCGAACGGATCCGACGCCCCGGTCGGAAGAAAGACATTTCCCGTCCTTCCGTCTGTGCAGACAAACGCGCCTCCGATATTCTTCGCGGTATTTTCCACGCGTCCCTTCACCACCGTGCCGACATCAGACCGGCTTCCGAAGGTTCCGACACGGAGCATCGCCAGCTTCCGGTCCTCGTACAGGGCTGCCGCCAGAAGCCCCCTCATTCCGTCCTGCAGCTCCGTCACAATATAATCCCGCATCGCTTGTCCTCCCGCTCCTCTCCCCGGTCCGCCTGCGCATCCGCCGCGCTTCAGTATGTCAGAACAGGCAGCTGATCAGCGTCAGAATCGCGGGTCCGCCCTGCATCAGAATAATCTTCGGGCTGCTTGTGGCGCTTCCGTACAGCGCGACCGCGACGATGTAGAGCATCAGCGCGATCAGCGCGGCCCGGCTCGCAAATCCGAACACGGCGATCAGGATCAGTACGGCTAGGAGGCCGTTATAGACACCCTGGTTTTTGAAGAGTGTATTGACAGACGGACGCCTCAGTTCCTCCACAGGCATCCCGAATACCTTCGACGTCTTCTCCGAATCCGTCGCCAGCGTTTCCAGATACAGAATATAGACAAATTCAGCCGCCGTCAGAACGGCCAGCACCTTCGTGATCAGGCTCATCGTGTTTTCTCCTCTTCATTCAAAACGGCGTACCGAGCGAAAGCAGCGGCCTCATTTCTCCGTCCATCAGTTCCGTGCGCACCAGACGTGACAGCCGGTGCGGCGTCTCCTCCCCGCACCACGATCCGAACGCTTCCAGCACCGCAGCGGGCTTCAGGTTCTGCGTGCTGCCCGCCGCGCATGTCAGGTGCAGGATCCGTTCTCCTTCCGGTCCTTTCACCGCCGTCAGAGAGCGGATCAGCGGGCGGATATCCGTCTCCCGCTCCGCCTTCTTCGTATGCTTCATCACCCGGATCTCCGGCCTCTCAAGAAAGGCCCTCGTACGCTCCGCAAGGCTCTCCGCGCTCTGACCGGGAAGCGCTTCCTCCGCCAGCATCAGGTCCCATGACGCGAACCGGACCAGCGCCATCGCCTTGCTGTCCTTCGTCAGCCCGACTCGCGCCGCGCCGGTTACGCTTACGCCCTGCGGCATCGCCTTATCCAGCCGGGCCGTCAGCTCAGCGGCCGCCGGCGGGTCCGGAAGATGCTCGTTGTCGAGACCGATGTCCTTCATCCGGTATGCCTCCTGTTCTGTGAGCACGCCCGGGTCACGATAGGCGAACTCCACATCCACGCAGTCTCCTGTCGTCTCCTCCCCGACACCGAGCGGCGCGGCGAAGCTCAGCAGCATATGCGGATTGAAGCCGGCC harbors:
- the rpmA gene encoding 50S ribosomal protein L27 produces the protein MLNMNLQLFAHKKGVGSTKNGRDSEAKRLGAKRADGQFVKAGNILYRQRGTHIHAGVNVGLGGDDTLYAKADGIVRYARLGRDRKQCYIEPVAESAE
- a CDS encoding ribosomal-processing cysteine protease Prp, which gives rise to MIHVTVFRDSTGYRGYEARGHADYAESGYDIICSAVSVLTINTANAIEKLTGDEIRDEERDGWIRCRFPSGLSKEGTLLMDAMLLGLGQVAETVQEETGKPFVKLEIEEVKSC
- the rplU gene encoding 50S ribosomal protein L21, with product MYAVIATGGKQYKVSEGDIIRVEKLGAEKGETVTFDQVLAIGGDALKFGGDVKGATVEAEVLQQGRERKLVVYKYKPKTGYHKKNGHRQYYTAVRINKING
- a CDS encoding ribonuclease E/G, yielding MRDYIVTELQDGMRGLLAAALYEDRKLAMLRVGTFGSRSDVGTVVKGRVENTAKNIGGAFVCTDGRTGNVFLPTGASDPFGRVNASSPVLVQVVRDAAGIKRPVVTRNISLAGRYAVVSRRPGRISFSSKLTEEQRALIRKWIPREDTEEFHVLIRTNAAWTDKQTLLAELERLKNSMRRILDAAGGASVGTVLYRPEPFYIEAARDLYEAPDRMFSDIPACAEELTRLRASMGGRGENPVLFEHAAGALSLPALYGLPRDLERLAQPRVWLPCGGFLVIERTEAFISIDVNTGHCVKGKIPEETYRRVNLEAAAEIARQLSLRNLSGMILVDFISMRAADHNEELVNVMKKLVRKDHIHTEVVDLTPLGIMEILRQKVRRPLAEELAAFSGNASGSGEAEES
- a CDS encoding DUF1304 domain-containing protein produces the protein MSLITKVLAVLTAAEFVYILYLETLATDSEKTSKVFGMPVEELRRPSVNTLFKNQGVYNGLLAVLILIAVFGFASRAALIALMLYIVAVALYGSATSSPKIILMQGGPAILTLISCLF
- a CDS encoding TIGR03936 family radical SAM-associated protein translates to MRIRICFEKTGPVRFVGHLDFMRMFQKCIRKSGLDAVYTAGFNPHMLLSFAAPLGVGEETTGDCVDVEFAYRDPGVLTEQEAYRMKDIGLDNEHLPDPPAAAELTARLDKAMPQGVSVTGAARVGLTKDSKAMALVRFASWDLMLAEEALPGQSAESLAERTRAFLERPEIRVMKHTKKAERETDIRPLIRSLTAVKGPEGERILHLTCAAGSTQNLKPAAVLEAFGSWCGEETPHRLSRLVRTELMDGEMRPLLSLGTPF